In a genomic window of Urocitellus parryii isolate mUroPar1 chromosome 2, mUroPar1.hap1, whole genome shotgun sequence:
- the Dag1 gene encoding dystroglycan 1 encodes MRMSVGLSLLLPFWGRIFVLLLSVAMAQSRWPSEPSEAIRDWENQLEASMHSVLSDLHEAVPRVVGIPDGTAIVGRSFQVTIPTDLIASSGEIIKVSAAGKEALPSWLHWDPQSHTLEGLPLDTDKGVHYISVSAARLGANGSHVPQTSSVFSIEVYPEEHSEPQSMRAASPDPGEVVFSACAADEPVTVLTVILDADLTKMTPKQRIDLLHKMQSFSEVELHNMKLVPVVNNRLFDMSAFMAGPGNAKKVVENGALLSWKLGCSLNQNNVPDIHGVETPAREGAMSAQLGYPVVGWHIANKKPPLPKRIRRQIHATPTPVTAIGPPTTAIQEPPSRIVPTPTSPVIAPPTETMAPPVRDPVPGKPTVTIRTRGAIIQTPTLGPIQPTRVSEAGTTVPGQIRPTVTIPGYVEPTAVATPPTTTTKKPRVSTPKPATPSTDSSTTTTRRPTKKPRTPRPVPRGTTKAPITRLETASPPTRIRTTTSGVPRGGEPNQRPELKNHIDRVDAWVGTYFEVKIPSDTFYDNEDTTTDKLKLTLKLREQQLVGEKSWVQFNSNSQLMYGLPDSSHVGKHEYFMHATDKGGLSAVDAFEIHVHKRPQGDRAPARFKAKFVGDPATVVNDIHKKIALVKKLAFAFGDRNCSTVTLQNITRGSIEVEWTNNTLPLEPCPKEQIIGLSRRIAEDNGKPRSAFSNALEPDFKAMSIAVTGSGSCRHLQFIPVLPPKMGSSLAPTTEMPDRDPEKSSEDDVYLHTVIPAVVVAAILLIAGIIAMICYRKKRKGKLTLEDQATFIKKGVPIIFADELDDSKPPPSSSMPLILQEEKAPLPPPEYPNQSVPETTPLNQDTVGEYTPLRDEDPNAPPYQPPPPFTAPMEGKGSRPKNMTPYRSPPPYVPP; translated from the exons ATGAGGATGTCTGTGGGCCTTTCACTGCTGCTCCCCTTCTGGGGGAGGATCTTTGTCCTCCTGCTTTCTGTGGCCATGGCTCAATCTCGCTGGCCCAGTGAACCGTCGGAGGCCATCAGGGACTGGGAGAACCAGCTTGAAGCGTCCATGCATTCAGTGCTTTCAGATCTTCATGAAGCTGTTCCCAGGGTGGTTGGCATTCCCGATGGCACAGCTATCGTCGGGCGCTCATTTCAAGTGACCATTCCTACAGATTTAATTGCTTCCAGTGGAGAAATCATCAAG GTATCAGCAGCGGGGAAAGAGGCTTTGCCATCTTGGCTGCACTGGGACCCACAGAGCCACACCTTGGAGGGCCTCCCCCTCGACACTGATAAGGGTGTGCATTATATCTCAGTGAGCGCTGCACGCCTGGGGGCCAATGGGAGCCATGTCCCTCAAACCTCCAGTGTATTCTCTATTGAGGTCTACCCTGAAGAACACAGTGAGCCACAGTCCATGCGAGCAGCCTCACCAGACCCTGGGGAGGTAGTGTTTTCTGCTTGTGCTGCTGATGAGCCAGTGACTGTCCTGACAGTGATTCTGGATGCTGATCTCACCAAAATGACCCCAAAGCAAAGGATCGACCTCCTACATAAGATGCAGAGTTTCTCAGAAGTGGAACTTCACAACATGAAGTTGGTGCCAGTGGTGAATAATAGACTCTTTGACATGTCAGCCTTCATGGCTGGCCCAGGAAATGCAAAAAAGGTTGTGGAGAATGGGGCTCTGCTCTCCTGGAAACTGGGCTGCTCCCTGAACCAGAATAATGTGCCTGACATTCATGGCGTGGAGACCCCTGCCAGGGAGGGTGCTATGTCTGCCCAGCTTGGCTACCCTGTGGTAGGTTGGCATATTGCCAATAAGAAGCCCCCTCTCCCAAAAAGAATAAGGAGGCAAATTCATGCTACACCAACACCTGTCACTGCCATTGGACCTCCAACCACGGCCATCCAGGAGCCACCATCCAGGATAGTGCCTACCCCCACATCTCCAGTCATTGCTCCTCCAACAGAGACTATGGCTCCACCTGTCAGGGATCCTGTTCCTGGAAAACCCACAGTCACCATTCGCACTCGAGGTGCCATTATTCAGACCCCCACTCTAGGCCCTATTCAGCCCACTCGGGTGTCAGAAGCTGGAACCACAGTTCCTGGCCAGATCCGCCCAACAGTGACCATTCCTGGCTATGTGGAGCCCACGGCAGTTGCTACTCCTCCCACAACTACAACCAAGAAGCCACGAGTATCCACACCAAAACCAGCAACGCCTTCAACTGATTCCTCAACGACGACAACCCGCAGGCCCACTAAGAAACCACGGACTCCCCGACCAGTGCCCAGAGGCACCACCAAAGCTCCCATCACCAGACTGGAAACGGCCTCTCCACCTACTCGAATCCGCACCACCACCAGTGGAGTGCCCCGTGGGGGAGAACCCAACCAGCGTCCAGAACTCAAGAACCACATTGACAGAGTGGATGCTTGGGTGGGTACCTACTTTGAGGTGAAGATCCCATCGGATACCTTCTATGACAATGAGGATACCACCACTGACAAGCTAAAGCTGACCCTGAAGCTGCGGGAGCAGCAGCTAGTGGGTGAGAAATCCTGGGTGCAGTTCAACAGCAACAGCCAACTCATGTATGGCCTGCCTGACAGCAGCCATGTGGGCAAACATGAGTATTTCATGCATGCCACAGACAAGGGGGGACTTTCAGCTGTAGATGCTTTTGAGATCCATGTCCACAAGCGGCCTCAAGGAGACAGGGCTCCTGCAAGGTTCAAGGCCAAGTTTGTGGGTGACCCAGCAACAGTGGTGAATGACATCCACAAGAAGATTGCCTTGGTGAAGAAGCTGGCCTTTGCCTTCGGTGACAGAAACTGCAGCACTGTTACCCTGCAGAATATCACCCGAGGCTCAATCGAGGTAGAATGGACCAATAATACACTGCCCTTGGAGCCCTGTCCGAAGGAGCAGATTATTGGATTGAGTCGGAGGATTGCTGAGGATAATGGGAAACCTCGGTCTGCCTTCTCCAATGCCCTGGAGCCTGACTTTAAGGCCATGAGCATTGCTGTGACAGGTTCTGGCAGTTGTCGACACCTACAGTTTATCCCTGTGCTACCACCCAAGATGGGGTCCTCACTGGCACCAACCACAGAGATGCCAGACAGGGACCCTGAGAAGAGCAGTGAGGATGATGTTTACTTACACACAGTCATTCCGGCTGTGGTAGTTGCAGCCATCCTGCTCATTGCTGGCATCATAGCAATGATTTGTTATCGCAAGAAGCGGAAGGGCAAGCTTACCCTTGAGGACCAGGCCACCTTTATCAAGAAAGGGGTGCCTATCATCTTTGCAGATGAGCTAGATGACTCCAagcccccaccctcctccagtaTGCCACTCATCCTGCAGGAGGAGAAGgcccccctcccacctcctgagTACCCCAACCAGAGTGTGCCCGAGACTACTCCTTTGAACCAGGACACAGTGGGAGAGTACACACCCCTGAGGGATGAGGATCCCAATGCACCTCCTTATCAGCCTCCTCCACCCTTCACAGCCCCCATGGAGGGCAAGGGCTCCCGTCCCAAGAACATGACCCCATACCGGTCACCCCCTCCCTATGTCCCCCCTTAA